A window of the Fusarium fujikuroi IMI 58289 draft genome, chromosome FFUJ_chr09 genome harbors these coding sequences:
- a CDS encoding probable dihydrolipoamide acetyltransferase component of pyruvate dehydrogenase complex, mitochondrial, producing MLSAALRRRVLAPTHSALRTGFAAHVVRHYASFPEHQVIKMPALSPTMQAEIETDKAQMDFEFQEEGVIAKILKDAGEKDIPVGSPIAVLVEEGTDISAFEKFSIEDAGGDAAKSAAPKKEEKSESKSESASAPEPTPEPQQYQSQGRLQTALDRLPNISASAKRLAREKGINIDGLKGTGKNGQITEEDVKKASSSPAASSAPSATYEDIPISGMRKTIANRLVESTQTNPHFYVTSSISVSKLLKLRQALNSSADGKYKLSVNDFLIKAIAVASRKVPQVNSSWRDGNIRQFNNVDVSVAVSTPTGLITPIVTGVEGRGLEAISSQVKSLAKKARDGKLKPEEYQGGTISISNMGMNPAVDHFTAVINPPQAAILAVGTTKKVAIPADNEAGVEFDDQITLTASFDHKVVDGAVGAEWLKELKQVLENPLELLL from the exons ATGCTCAGCGCCGCTCTCCGAAGGCGCGTTCTCGCCCCTACCCACAGCGCCCTGCGAACCGGCTTCGCTGCCCACGTTGTGCGACACTATGCCTCGTTCCCCGAGCACCAGGTCATCAAGATGCCGGCTCTGTCGCCCACCATGCAGGCTG AGATTGAGACCGACAAGGCCCAGATGGACTTCGAGTTCCAGGAGGAGGGTGTCATTGCCAAGATCCTTAAGGATGCTGGTGAGAAGGATATTCCCGTTGGAAGC CCCATTGCCgtccttgttgaggagggtACCGATATCTCCGCCTTCGAGAAGTTCTCCATTGAGGACGCTGGCGGTGACGCCGCTAAGTCCGCTGCCCctaagaaggaggagaagtcCGAGTCCAAGTCTGAGTCCGCTTCCGCCCCCGAGCCTACTCCTGAGCCTCAACAATACCAGTCTCAGGGCCGTCTCCAGACTGCTCTCGACCGTCTCCCCAACATCTCCGCTTCTGCCAAGCGACTTGCCCGTGAGAAGGGTATTAACATCGATGGCCTCAAGGGTACTGGCAAGAACGGTCAGATCACCGAggaggatgtcaagaaggccagcagcagccccgCCGCCAGCAGCGCCCCCAGCGCTACCTACGAGGACATCCCCATCAGCGGCATGCGCAAGACCATTGCCAACCGTCTGGTCGAGTCCACCCAGACCAACCCTCACTTCTACGTCACCAGCTCCATCTCCGTcagcaagctcctcaagctccgcCAGGCTCTGAACAGCTCTGCCGATGGCAAGTACAAGCTCTCCGTCAACGATTTCCTGATCAAGGCTATCGCTGTTGCCAGCCGCAAGGTTCCCCAGGTCAACTCTAGCTGGCGCGATGGTAACATCCGCCAATTCAACAACGTCGACGTCTCTGTTGCCGTTTCCACACCCACTGGTCTCATCACCCCTATTGTCACCGGTGTTGAGGGCCGTGGCCTCGAGGCCATCTCTAGCCAGGTCAAGTCTCTCGCCAAGAAGGCCCGTGATGGCAAGCTCAAGCCTGAGGAGTATCAGGGTGGTACCATCTCTATCTCCAACATGGGCATGAACCCCGCTGTTGACCATTTCACTGCTGTCATCAACCCTCCCCAGGCTGCCATCCTTGCTGTTGGTACCACCAAGAAGGTTGCCATTCCCGCCGATAACGAGGCCGGTGTTGAGTTCGATGACCAAATCACCCTTACTGCCAGCTTCGACCACAAGGTCGTTGACGGTGCTGTCGGTGCTGAGTggctcaaggagctcaagcaggttcttgagaaccctcttgagcttcttctgtaa